A window of the Candidatus Paraluminiphilus aquimaris genome harbors these coding sequences:
- a CDS encoding 3-hydroxyacyl-CoA dehydrogenase, with translation MTNPSSDAQVAAYIQQAAKAAWNVDGISDDLPRRSIERVGIIGAGTMGGGISMNFASAGIPVTIVETKQEALERGLGVIQKNYQRSADRGRFPQEEVGICMSRYTPSLDLSALASCDLIIEAVFEDMDIKKSVFSQLDKIAKPGAILATNTSALNIDEIASVTSRPEDVIGLHFFSPANVMRLLEIVRAEKTADDVVATSVDLARTIGKVAALVGVCPGFVGNRILFARQYQANALVYKGIMPWDIDAAFNEFGFKMGPFQMSDLAGLDIGWKKGAKTANPIRDALCELDRRGQKTGAGYYDYDESRKNIPSDVTAGIIRDITGAADASMSNAAIIDQCVVPMINEALAILEENKAQRPSDIDVVWLNGYGWPLGKGGLMYYADTLGAEKVLEVMTALAAGDDSIRVSPILTQLVASGGKFVDIDTGGLKV, from the coding sequence ATGACGAACCCAAGCTCCGATGCTCAAGTCGCCGCCTATATCCAACAAGCTGCAAAGGCGGCATGGAATGTGGATGGGATCTCTGACGATCTTCCCCGCCGCTCTATAGAAAGAGTGGGGATCATTGGAGCAGGGACCATGGGTGGAGGCATCTCTATGAATTTCGCTTCTGCGGGTATTCCTGTGACGATTGTTGAGACAAAACAGGAAGCACTCGAGCGTGGACTGGGCGTCATACAAAAAAATTACCAGCGCAGCGCCGATCGAGGACGCTTCCCTCAAGAGGAAGTGGGAATTTGTATGAGTCGTTACACGCCGTCGTTGGACTTGTCTGCGCTTGCAAGCTGTGACCTTATTATCGAAGCGGTATTCGAGGACATGGACATTAAAAAGTCCGTCTTTAGCCAGCTTGATAAGATTGCGAAGCCAGGCGCTATCTTGGCGACCAACACTTCTGCTTTGAATATTGATGAGATTGCCTCAGTGACCTCTCGGCCCGAGGACGTTATTGGATTGCACTTTTTCTCGCCTGCCAATGTGATGCGTCTGCTCGAAATCGTTCGCGCAGAGAAAACCGCTGACGATGTCGTCGCTACCTCGGTCGATCTTGCCCGAACGATAGGAAAGGTGGCTGCGCTTGTGGGCGTATGCCCGGGTTTTGTTGGAAATCGAATCCTATTTGCACGTCAGTATCAGGCGAACGCACTTGTCTATAAAGGCATCATGCCCTGGGACATCGATGCTGCTTTCAATGAGTTTGGTTTCAAAATGGGCCCCTTCCAAATGTCTGACCTCGCGGGGCTCGATATTGGCTGGAAAAAAGGCGCGAAAACAGCGAACCCAATCCGTGATGCGCTGTGTGAACTCGATCGACGAGGCCAAAAAACCGGTGCTGGCTACTACGACTATGACGAGAGCAGGAAAAACATCCCATCCGATGTGACGGCTGGCATCATTCGTGACATTACGGGCGCTGCGGATGCTTCGATGTCAAACGCTGCGATAATTGATCAGTGCGTCGTGCCTATGATCAACGAGGCGCTGGCGATTCTCGAGGAAAATAAAGCGCAGCGGCCCTCTGATATCGACGTTGTGTGGCTAAATGGCTATGGGTGGCCACTGGGTAAAGGTGGTCTGATGTACTACGCCGATACGTTGGGTGCTGAAAAAGTCCTAGAAGTTATGACTGCATTGGCTGCCGGTGACGATAGCATCAGAGTCTCTCCGATTCTGACTCAGTTGGTTGCAAGCGGCGGTAAGTTTGTCGATATCGACACCGGCGGCTTGAAGGTCTAA
- a CDS encoding LytR/AlgR family response regulator transcription factor gives MTEKLRVLIVDDEPLALDYMERLLGAVDDIVIIARCRSGREALAELQRQSVDLMFLDIQMPGLNGLDVVKRCQSDVMPAVVFATAYDEYAVRAFEANAVDYLLKPFESERVIEAVARAKDRLLSVALQSGKEAAVAAIAGLEGGSELLAGDVQERPARLPIKDGPHTHLVELETIDWIDAAGDYMCVHAGNQTYILRSTMKELEKKLSSQFVRIHRSTIVNLHKVRSVDAIPKGECLLHLDDEVSLKVSRNYRSAVQDLMG, from the coding sequence ATGACAGAAAAATTGAGAGTGCTCATCGTTGACGATGAACCCCTGGCACTGGACTACATGGAGCGGCTGTTGGGTGCGGTGGACGATATTGTGATTATCGCCCGATGCCGCAGCGGCAGAGAGGCCTTAGCCGAACTACAAAGACAAAGTGTTGATCTTATGTTTCTCGACATCCAAATGCCGGGTCTCAATGGACTGGATGTGGTGAAGCGTTGCCAGAGTGATGTTATGCCGGCAGTGGTTTTTGCCACTGCGTACGACGAATACGCAGTCCGCGCATTCGAGGCGAACGCGGTCGATTACTTGCTAAAACCTTTCGAGTCGGAGCGCGTTATAGAAGCGGTGGCTCGCGCAAAGGATCGTCTCTTATCCGTCGCATTACAGAGTGGAAAAGAGGCGGCGGTCGCTGCAATTGCAGGGCTTGAAGGAGGTTCGGAGCTGCTTGCTGGCGATGTTCAGGAGCGTCCTGCGAGACTTCCTATTAAGGATGGGCCGCATACCCATCTCGTCGAATTGGAGACTATTGACTGGATTGACGCTGCGGGTGACTACATGTGTGTGCACGCGGGCAATCAAACCTACATCCTGCGCTCGACTATGAAAGAGTTGGAGAAAAAGCTGTCCTCGCAGTTTGTCAGGATTCATCGCTCAACGATTGTAAACCTACATAAGGTGCGATCTGTGGATGCCATTCCGAAGGGTGAGTGCCTGCTGCACCTCGATGATGAGGTCAGTTTAAAGGTCAGTCGTAACTACCGCTCCGCCGTTCAAGACCTCATGGGATAA
- a CDS encoding putative Ig domain-containing protein translates to MVKGLPSAFNKRLLSILTVSILSVSGALAADDLFVSGRTSESPILTSQIPIYLPWQQEISLGSVTVTQLPDNGQLLDSSGVALSLGSVVPDQNITYIPDVLFLGDDLLSLEVGGISENVNIYVFGEYRDPATVLDATVPGASANAQFGSSVALSADGKTLVVGAPRDSTEGSDRGSIKAYKWINREWRAYGEPLFGTGLFERLGSSLDMDATGSTVIVGSPKASNASGRVGSASVYTLSDAGWEPIIESISGSNVGDEFGASTTISRDGQTIAIGAPYNDDAGTSAGAVHSYRIDNGTLVPFPVLYGDEPGDYAGWSVALSSDGSTLAFGAIGDDGTNTLAGQVKVFQLSDDQWIQKGSDLNGESLLDRSGRSIALSSNGNVVAIGARSNSGSGESAGHVRVYEYDGFVWRQLGNDLDGRSAGDNFGSSLSLSGDGYRIAVGSQLSDGNGDRSGETSVFHFDNGQWIATSEPILGDAGDYLGWSVALSEDARVLVSGSPNSDITGLNSGEITGFNVIKDVYVPNIAPNTVAVVATPYSYTFELESDYYALSYSATNLPQWSDFDPSERLLFGTPGAENVGVHEDVSLWVDDGHGLSVVAQFDLTVLADFDLDGLPNECSLACLDAGFSQDSDDDADGVLDIDDAFPLDASESVDSDNDGVGDNADVFPLDSTEAFDSDGDGVGDNTDLFPLDPSESADSDGDGVGDNADLYPSNPNESADSDGDGVGDNADAFPNDGSETTDTDGDGVGDNSDLYPLDPNESADSDGDGVGDNADEFPQDSEETTDTDGDGVGDNSDLYPLDPNESADSDGDGVGDNADAFPQDPDETIDSDSDGVGDNSDEFPDDANESADTDNDGVGDNADAFPDDPTETVDSDGDGIGDNTDEFPDDPSETSDSDGDGVGDNDDAFPLNPAESADSDGDGTGDNADAFPLDPTEDVDTDGDGVGDNTDAFPTDETESLDTDQDGVGDNSDQFPDDPTETADSDGDGVGDQADQFPLDDSESIDSDGDGLGNNQDLDDDNDGFADLDEVEAGSNPLDPRDEPIRPLSQVLIWAALESIKPYQPEPPDDLIPFQKEIQPRP, encoded by the coding sequence ATGGTTAAGGGACTACCAAGCGCTTTTAATAAACGCTTACTTTCGATACTTACAGTCTCGATACTCAGTGTAAGTGGCGCTTTAGCCGCTGATGATCTCTTCGTTAGCGGACGGACCAGCGAGTCCCCCATTTTGACCTCCCAGATACCCATCTACCTGCCGTGGCAGCAAGAAATAAGCCTTGGTTCGGTTACCGTGACGCAATTACCCGACAATGGGCAGTTGCTCGATAGCTCGGGAGTTGCGCTGTCTTTGGGAAGTGTGGTCCCTGACCAAAATATTACCTACATCCCTGACGTTTTATTTCTAGGTGACGATCTTTTGAGTCTCGAGGTCGGAGGGATTAGTGAGAACGTTAATATTTATGTGTTCGGGGAATACCGAGATCCAGCTACAGTTTTAGATGCAACCGTCCCTGGAGCTTCAGCGAACGCCCAATTCGGTAGCTCAGTGGCCCTGTCTGCGGATGGAAAGACACTTGTTGTAGGTGCACCAAGAGACAGCACTGAGGGATCAGACCGAGGATCTATCAAAGCCTACAAATGGATCAATAGAGAGTGGCGGGCTTATGGTGAGCCACTGTTTGGGACCGGATTGTTTGAGCGCCTTGGTTCCTCCTTGGATATGGATGCCACGGGTTCAACGGTCATTGTAGGCTCCCCAAAGGCGTCCAACGCTAGTGGCAGGGTTGGGTCTGCGTCAGTGTATACATTAAGCGACGCGGGGTGGGAGCCAATTATTGAGTCGATTAGTGGGTCCAACGTTGGGGACGAATTCGGTGCCAGCACAACCATATCGCGGGATGGTCAGACCATTGCTATTGGCGCACCGTACAACGATGACGCTGGGACCAGTGCGGGCGCAGTTCATTCCTACCGGATTGATAATGGGACGCTTGTGCCCTTTCCTGTCCTCTATGGTGATGAGCCGGGAGACTATGCCGGCTGGAGTGTAGCGCTCTCGTCAGATGGTTCGACGCTAGCATTTGGCGCCATTGGCGATGACGGAACAAATACACTCGCTGGTCAAGTTAAAGTATTTCAACTCTCAGACGATCAATGGATACAGAAAGGATCCGACCTAAATGGTGAGTCATTACTCGACCGGTCGGGCCGATCCATAGCGTTATCTTCGAACGGTAATGTGGTCGCAATTGGCGCGCGGTCCAATAGCGGTAGTGGAGAGAGTGCCGGTCACGTGCGTGTATACGAATATGATGGATTTGTATGGCGTCAGCTGGGAAATGATTTAGATGGGAGGTCCGCAGGCGATAACTTTGGTTCTTCCCTTTCCCTGTCAGGCGATGGGTATCGGATTGCCGTTGGCTCGCAGCTTAGTGACGGCAATGGCGACCGTTCCGGAGAGACGTCAGTTTTTCACTTTGACAACGGGCAGTGGATAGCAACCAGCGAACCCATTTTGGGTGACGCGGGCGACTACTTGGGCTGGTCAGTTGCGCTGTCTGAGGACGCACGGGTACTTGTGTCGGGGTCACCTAACAGCGATATCACGGGTCTAAACTCAGGTGAGATAACGGGCTTTAATGTTATTAAGGATGTATACGTGCCCAATATCGCGCCTAACACGGTGGCGGTTGTGGCTACGCCCTACAGCTACACCTTTGAACTTGAATCCGACTATTATGCGCTTAGCTATTCAGCCACGAATTTACCCCAATGGTCTGATTTTGACCCCTCTGAGCGGCTACTTTTCGGTACGCCCGGAGCTGAAAATGTGGGGGTTCATGAGGATGTGAGCTTATGGGTAGACGATGGGCATGGACTCTCTGTCGTCGCGCAATTTGACCTCACAGTGCTTGCCGATTTTGATCTCGACGGCTTGCCCAATGAATGCTCGCTGGCTTGTCTGGATGCGGGTTTTTCTCAAGATAGCGATGATGATGCTGACGGTGTGCTCGACATTGATGATGCCTTCCCGCTTGACGCATCTGAGTCTGTCGATAGCGACAACGATGGTGTTGGAGACAATGCGGATGTCTTCCCATTGGATTCAACTGAGGCGTTTGATTCGGATGGTGATGGCGTTGGCGATAACACAGATCTGTTTCCTCTTGATCCTAGTGAGTCAGCTGACTCAGACGGCGATGGGGTTGGCGATAATGCAGATTTGTACCCGAGCAACCCTAATGAGTCGGCTGACTCTGACGGCGATGGGGTAGGAGACAATGCGGATGCCTTTCCAAATGACGGTTCTGAAACGACAGACACTGATGGTGACGGCGTTGGTGATAATAGCGATCTATACCCGCTAGATCCCAATGAGTCTGCAGACTCTGACGGTGACGGCGTTGGTGACAATGCTGATGAATTTCCTCAAGACTCAGAGGAGACCACAGATACTGATGGTGATGGGGTAGGGGACAACAGTGACTTGTACCCACTTGATCCAAACGAATCGGCAGATTCTGATGGTGACGGTGTGGGAGACAACGCTGATGCGTTTCCTCAGGATCCAGACGAAACGATAGACTCCGATAGTGATGGCGTTGGCGATAACTCGGATGAATTTCCAGACGACGCAAACGAGTCCGCAGACACCGATAACGACGGCGTGGGCGACAATGCTGATGCCTTTCCCGACGACCCCACTGAGACCGTTGATTCTGACGGCGACGGTATCGGTGACAATACGGACGAATTTCCTGACGATCCCTCGGAAACCAGCGACAGCGATGGAGACGGTGTCGGTGATAACGATGATGCCTTTCCTCTGAACCCCGCTGAATCAGCAGACAGTGACGGTGATGGAACAGGGGACAATGCAGATGCGTTTCCGCTTGATCCAACGGAAGACGTCGATACCGACGGTGATGGTGTTGGTGACAACACAGATGCTTTTCCAACCGATGAAACAGAGAGCCTAGATACGGATCAGGATGGTGTGGGTGATAATTCGGACCAATTTCCGGATGACCCTACAGAAACCGCCGATAGTGATGGTGACGGCGTCGGTGATCAAGCTGATCAATTTCCTCTGGATGACAGTGAGTCGATCGACTCTGATGGAGATGGACTGGGAAATAACCAAGATTTGGACGATGACAATGACGGATTCGCTGACCTCGATGAGGTGGAGGCAGGATCCAATCCTCTTGATCCAAGGGATGAGCCTATTCGCCCCCTCAGTCAAGTGTTGATCTGGGCGGCTTTAGAGTCGATTAAGCCTTATCAGCCTGAGCCACCAGACGACCTTATTCCCTTTCAGAAAGAGATTCAGCCTCGACCCTAA
- a CDS encoding glycoside hydrolase family 16 protein, giving the protein MFDRLHRHGRLIGIGLAAALLNACGGGGASSPETEPFYIEEQEEWSLVWADEFNGSSVDSSNWTFQTGDGSDNGLPGWGNYELQYYQADNASIQEVDGESSLVIEARQESVGNSAYTSSRMRSINKFDFQYGRVEIRSKAAPGDGMWSAIWMLPTSSPYGVWAASGEVDIMEVVNAGTENQGVFLAAHYGFEWPLNQITTAGADVDDASDWHTYALEWSGDYLRWFVDGEHLRTVSKDVYYSYYFKDSTDGYQLATDPAAPFDRDFHLLVNLAVGGVGPGVELDPAAVPGEMVVDYIRVYECNYATGNGTGCNTYADRSLESPDAQSPEVVTTDIYTDSVGPLTWEFLTGDVTRDLQAMVGYDNDGAIGITVSEVAVEGRGNVLDVMSDGGGNVVINAADGKIIDVYGHRGGGELKFDMYIDSSMTAPGSSIAIKMDSGYPALGFVSLNVADMPTNEWFSYSVSINQLLANRGDRTLALGAVQNLVVIEPSAAAHVQLDNIRLVCGTPGGDCGVSAPARATDDLVITVIDENGQAGSAWSPGICAVSAENAFADDYCDGNTSNQVTWSVVPTGDDSIGVNAVQVDFGAGVGGAWFVKDDQGLDLSDSNGGTLKFDINLTAATAADGVIYKVENEYPQGTGPIELDLAGYVAGTWKSFEIPIADLLLSTNAELNNPPGGRLNLAAVKAFLVLSPNGEQGGKSLKVANVRLERLAGEEVEDTGILGTWMLAPEAGSLGVGPAEFDVTWWNGDDGVIALRACYYDDEYVFGRDGSFRNVLGDETWLEAWQGVEADTCGAPIAPHDGSIDATFEYDEAAQTLTINGQGSYMGLAKAVNGAELASIGDTPGSIVYNAYEEDDGSLLVTVEAGAGVWWNYKFIKTAEPPAPSAFEGTWMMAPEAGSLGVGPAEFDVTWWMADEGVLAARACYFDDEYVFNSDGSFQVEYQDETWLEPWQSGGAEECGAPVAPHDGSIPGTWSHDQEAGTLTIGGQGSYIGLPKAINGAEISSAADVPGSITYNVYEQEDGSYAVTVEAGDGVWWNYKIVKTAGPAEPSPIAGTWYMAQSDGSLGVGPAEFDVTWWSNDAGVTALRACYFDDAYVFGADGSFSNVQDGDTWLEPWQSGGAEECGAPVAPHDGSAPASFVFDAEMNTLSLSGAGAYIGIPKAINGAEIDSAAAVPAGIDYNAYLNEDGTMSVTVEAGDGVWWNYLLTR; this is encoded by the coding sequence ATGTTTGATCGTTTGCATCGTCATGGCCGTCTGATAGGGATTGGCTTAGCGGCAGCACTACTGAACGCTTGTGGTGGGGGAGGTGCTTCGTCGCCTGAGACCGAGCCGTTCTATATAGAAGAGCAGGAAGAGTGGAGTCTTGTGTGGGCCGACGAATTCAACGGAAGCAGCGTTGATTCGAGCAATTGGACATTTCAGACTGGGGACGGAAGTGACAATGGTCTGCCAGGCTGGGGTAACTACGAGCTTCAGTATTACCAAGCCGACAACGCGTCTATCCAAGAGGTGGACGGGGAGTCCTCTCTGGTCATTGAAGCGCGACAGGAAAGTGTCGGCAACAGCGCCTACACGTCGTCTCGCATGCGTTCGATTAACAAGTTCGACTTCCAATACGGTCGCGTAGAAATTAGGTCTAAGGCCGCACCGGGTGATGGTATGTGGTCTGCCATATGGATGTTGCCAACCAGCTCACCCTACGGTGTATGGGCTGCCAGTGGCGAAGTCGATATCATGGAAGTGGTCAACGCAGGCACCGAGAACCAAGGTGTATTCCTCGCGGCGCACTACGGTTTTGAATGGCCATTGAACCAAATCACAACCGCTGGAGCCGACGTGGACGACGCGAGTGATTGGCACACCTACGCGCTTGAGTGGTCCGGCGACTACCTGCGTTGGTTTGTTGATGGAGAGCATTTGCGCACGGTTAGCAAGGACGTGTACTACAGCTACTACTTCAAAGACAGCACGGACGGTTATCAACTCGCAACTGATCCTGCCGCACCCTTTGACCGAGATTTTCACCTCCTCGTGAACCTCGCAGTAGGTGGTGTTGGACCCGGCGTTGAACTAGACCCTGCGGCCGTCCCCGGTGAGATGGTGGTCGACTACATTCGCGTTTATGAGTGTAACTACGCGACGGGTAACGGTACGGGCTGTAACACATACGCTGATCGTTCTTTAGAGTCCCCTGATGCGCAAAGCCCCGAGGTTGTTACCACTGATATCTACACTGATTCAGTTGGGCCCCTTACTTGGGAATTCCTTACAGGTGACGTGACGCGCGATCTCCAGGCTATGGTCGGGTATGACAACGACGGCGCCATCGGCATAACTGTGTCAGAGGTTGCCGTAGAAGGTCGAGGCAACGTTCTGGATGTTATGAGTGACGGTGGCGGTAACGTCGTCATTAATGCCGCTGATGGCAAAATCATTGATGTCTATGGCCACCGCGGTGGTGGTGAGCTCAAGTTCGACATGTACATTGACAGCTCAATGACGGCTCCCGGCAGCTCTATTGCTATCAAAATGGACAGCGGCTACCCGGCGCTGGGCTTCGTGTCGCTCAATGTTGCCGACATGCCGACAAACGAGTGGTTCTCCTACAGTGTCTCGATTAATCAATTACTCGCGAACCGCGGAGACCGCACTTTGGCGCTAGGCGCGGTACAAAACCTTGTTGTGATTGAGCCGAGCGCTGCAGCGCACGTTCAACTGGACAACATTCGTCTTGTCTGTGGTACTCCAGGTGGCGATTGTGGTGTTTCCGCACCGGCACGTGCCACTGATGATCTAGTGATTACGGTCATTGATGAGAACGGTCAGGCGGGTTCAGCTTGGTCACCCGGTATTTGCGCAGTCTCTGCTGAAAATGCGTTCGCTGATGATTACTGCGATGGTAATACTTCGAATCAGGTCACTTGGTCAGTTGTTCCGACGGGTGATGATTCGATTGGCGTTAATGCTGTGCAGGTTGACTTCGGTGCAGGCGTCGGTGGTGCTTGGTTTGTGAAGGATGACCAGGGTCTCGATTTGAGCGACTCTAACGGCGGCACACTCAAGTTCGACATTAACCTTACGGCTGCGACTGCGGCGGATGGAGTCATCTACAAGGTTGAGAACGAGTATCCGCAGGGCACGGGTCCTATTGAACTCGACCTTGCCGGCTATGTTGCAGGTACTTGGAAGAGCTTCGAGATACCGATTGCAGATTTACTGCTTTCTACGAATGCGGAGTTAAACAACCCTCCAGGTGGGCGGCTTAACCTCGCAGCGGTCAAGGCATTCCTCGTCCTCTCACCCAACGGTGAGCAGGGTGGGAAGTCTCTGAAAGTGGCGAATGTTCGCTTAGAGCGTCTTGCAGGTGAGGAAGTAGAGGACACCGGCATTCTTGGGACGTGGATGTTAGCGCCTGAGGCGGGTTCACTTGGTGTGGGTCCTGCGGAATTTGACGTGACATGGTGGAACGGTGACGACGGCGTTATTGCGCTCCGTGCTTGCTACTACGATGACGAATACGTCTTTGGCCGCGACGGATCATTCCGAAACGTCCTCGGCGATGAGACGTGGCTAGAGGCATGGCAGGGTGTCGAGGCTGACACTTGCGGCGCGCCTATTGCACCGCATGACGGGTCTATCGACGCCACCTTTGAGTACGATGAAGCGGCTCAAACACTCACTATTAACGGTCAGGGTTCCTACATGGGTCTCGCTAAGGCTGTGAATGGTGCAGAGCTCGCGTCAATTGGTGATACGCCCGGAAGCATTGTCTACAACGCTTACGAAGAAGACGACGGTTCGCTTCTCGTCACGGTTGAAGCCGGTGCAGGTGTCTGGTGGAACTACAAGTTCATCAAGACGGCTGAACCACCCGCGCCATCTGCCTTTGAGGGCACTTGGATGATGGCTCCAGAAGCCGGCTCCTTGGGTGTGGGACCTGCCGAGTTTGATGTCACTTGGTGGATGGCTGATGAGGGCGTTCTTGCTGCGCGTGCTTGCTACTTCGATGATGAATACGTCTTTAATTCAGACGGTAGTTTCCAAGTCGAGTATCAGGATGAGACGTGGCTAGAGCCATGGCAGTCTGGTGGTGCTGAGGAATGTGGGGCACCTGTAGCTCCACACGACGGCTCGATTCCCGGTACATGGAGCCATGATCAAGAAGCGGGTACGCTGACTATTGGTGGTCAAGGGTCTTACATTGGGTTACCAAAGGCGATCAATGGTGCGGAGATCAGCTCAGCAGCTGACGTACCAGGAAGCATCACTTACAACGTCTACGAGCAAGAGGATGGCTCCTATGCTGTCACGGTTGAGGCTGGAGACGGTGTGTGGTGGAACTACAAAATCGTTAAGACGGCAGGTCCTGCTGAGCCATCACCGATTGCCGGTACTTGGTACATGGCGCAATCCGATGGATCGTTGGGTGTGGGTCCGGCTGAGTTTGACGTAACGTGGTGGAGTAACGACGCGGGTGTCACAGCCCTTCGCGCCTGCTACTTCGATGATGCCTACGTCTTTGGCGCAGATGGTTCATTCAGTAACGTTCAAGATGGCGATACATGGCTTGAGCCCTGGCAGTCAGGTGGTGCGGAAGAGTGTGGTGCTCCTGTCGCTCCGCATGATGGCTCGGCTCCGGCATCGTTTGTATTCGATGCTGAAATGAATACGCTATCTCTCTCTGGTGCAGGGGCCTACATCGGCATTCCTAAAGCGATTAACGGTGCGGAAATCGATTCGGCCGCCGCGGTACCAGCGGGCATTGACTACAACGCTTACTTAAACGAAGACGGCACGATGTCGGTCACTGTTGAAGCAGGTGATGGCGTTTGGTGGAATTACCTGCTGACGCGTTAA
- a CDS encoding sensor histidine kinase, whose translation MNQTSASTGLVPRLFSQTVTDSDRLFWLLNSGGWISLSVVTYVSLSLPYDQLQFAYIAHNILQSVLGFLLSIPLRQAFKATWNWSATTRVIIAILLILVLATVWAALRLELLIVIAGETDLWDDFGGFLFPSLFVFLAWVALYHLVKYAQLLQSERESLLVLEAGRRKEAFKLVSAESAAREAQLKLLRYQLNPHFLFNTLNSIASLVSAHRSDDAQSMIAELSTFLRFSLETDRNITVPLRDEIEALDLYLRIEQVRFSDRLVVEQEIDPRALREQVPSLLLQPLVENAIKHAIGRAEDGGRILITVKLSDQELVVTVEDSGSGGEEKQPQLDQLFDAPGFGLRSTAERLENLYGDSFSFNAGTSRLGGLKLALHLPTRGRRR comes from the coding sequence TTGAATCAGACGTCGGCTAGTACAGGGCTTGTACCTCGGTTATTTTCGCAGACGGTCACCGACTCTGACCGGCTATTTTGGCTGTTGAATAGTGGCGGCTGGATCAGTTTGTCGGTCGTCACCTATGTGAGTCTGTCTCTCCCCTATGATCAGCTTCAGTTCGCATACATTGCGCATAATATCCTTCAGTCTGTCCTTGGGTTTTTGTTGAGCATTCCACTGAGACAAGCCTTTAAAGCTACGTGGAATTGGAGTGCTACGACTCGCGTTATCATCGCCATTTTGTTAATTCTTGTTCTTGCGACGGTTTGGGCGGCGTTGCGCCTTGAGCTTCTCATTGTGATCGCCGGTGAGACCGATCTTTGGGATGATTTCGGAGGGTTTTTATTCCCTTCTCTGTTCGTGTTTCTGGCCTGGGTTGCGCTTTATCACCTCGTGAAATATGCGCAGCTCTTGCAGAGCGAAAGAGAGTCATTACTGGTACTAGAAGCCGGCAGACGTAAGGAAGCCTTCAAGCTGGTATCAGCTGAGTCGGCAGCGCGCGAGGCTCAGCTGAAGCTTCTTCGGTATCAATTGAACCCCCATTTTCTGTTCAATACGCTCAATTCCATTGCATCGCTTGTCAGTGCCCATAGAAGTGATGATGCCCAGAGTATGATTGCTGAACTTTCAACATTTTTGAGGTTCTCGCTGGAGACAGATCGCAACATTACGGTGCCTTTGCGAGACGAAATTGAGGCGCTTGACCTTTACTTGCGCATCGAGCAGGTGAGGTTTTCTGATCGGTTAGTCGTGGAACAGGAGATAGACCCACGCGCACTGCGGGAGCAGGTCCCCAGTTTGCTCCTGCAGCCACTGGTTGAAAATGCAATTAAGCATGCGATAGGTAGAGCTGAGGATGGCGGTCGAATCTTGATTACAGTGAAACTGAGCGACCAGGAACTTGTTGTCACTGTTGAGGATAGCGGTTCCGGTGGTGAGGAGAAGCAGCCACAACTTGATCAGCTCTTTGACGCACCTGGTTTTGGATTGAGGAGTACTGCCGAGCGCCTGGAAAACCTATACGGGGATTCCTTCAGTTTTAACGCAGGCACATCGCGCCTCGGAGGTCTGAAACTTGCGTTACACTTGCCTACCAGAGGGCGACGAAGATGA